The following proteins are co-located in the Prosthecobacter vanneervenii genome:
- a CDS encoding ABC transporter ATP-binding protein, producing the protein MAEERASKKLWDRAAWKDAGFFLNYLRPHYNVFIPALIALAITGGMTILFIKELAAVAGKGIGGAHGPEWMAELNHSVWYLVALISAQAVIAFFRIMLFAKASERALAALRLDTFSRIIRLPMGTLNHRRVGELASRLANDVEAMRETLVVTIPMLIRHTVMLTLCMGLILNMSVKLSLFMVGTIPVVIVMIAIFGARIRKLTRRAQDNLAASQVVVDESLQSIVSVKAFRNEAYELARYDKNLSEYLRTVLRAAVPRASFIAFIIFAFSVALILVTWFAMRMLNDGGIGKEELTQFAGLSGMIAASFMQFPELIAQLQRSLGATERVREILRDETEPEDDNVAKLHFKGEIDMRDVSFAYPTRPEAVVLRDFSLQAKAGQRIALVGPSGSGKSTSVSLLFRFYDPTSGEIRIDGQPIRDMSLTTLRRNLALVPQEVLLFGGSIRENIAYGKPDATEEEIISAAKKANAHDFIAGLTDGYQTLVGDRGTQLSGGQRQRIAIARAILADPAILILDEATSSLDAESERLVQDALDKLMENRTSIIIAHRLSTVRRCDQILVMSGGAILERGTHDELVARPGGLYGSLAKLQLE; encoded by the coding sequence ATGGCTGAAGAACGAGCGAGCAAAAAACTGTGGGACCGCGCGGCGTGGAAAGACGCGGGCTTTTTCCTGAACTACCTGCGTCCGCACTACAATGTGTTCATCCCCGCGCTGATCGCGCTGGCGATCACGGGCGGCATGACGATCCTCTTCATCAAGGAGCTGGCCGCAGTGGCCGGAAAGGGGATAGGCGGCGCTCACGGGCCAGAATGGATGGCCGAGCTGAATCACAGTGTCTGGTATCTCGTGGCACTGATTTCCGCGCAGGCGGTGATCGCGTTTTTCCGCATCATGCTTTTTGCCAAGGCCTCCGAGCGGGCGCTGGCGGCGCTGAGGCTGGACACCTTCAGCCGCATCATCCGCCTGCCGATGGGGACGCTGAACCACCGCCGTGTGGGTGAGCTGGCCTCCCGGCTGGCCAATGATGTGGAGGCCATGCGCGAGACGCTGGTGGTCACCATCCCGATGCTGATCCGGCACACAGTCATGCTGACGCTCTGCATGGGGCTGATCCTGAACATGTCCGTGAAGCTCTCCCTCTTCATGGTGGGCACGATTCCGGTGGTGATCGTGATGATCGCCATCTTTGGCGCTCGCATCCGCAAGCTGACCCGCCGTGCACAGGACAATCTGGCCGCCTCCCAGGTGGTGGTGGACGAGAGCCTGCAGAGCATCGTGAGCGTGAAGGCCTTCCGCAACGAGGCGTATGAGCTGGCGCGCTATGACAAGAACCTGAGCGAATACCTGCGCACCGTGCTGCGTGCTGCGGTGCCGCGGGCGTCCTTCATCGCCTTCATCATCTTTGCTTTCAGCGTGGCGCTGATCCTTGTGACTTGGTTTGCCATGCGCATGCTGAATGACGGCGGCATCGGCAAGGAGGAGCTGACACAGTTTGCGGGGCTCAGCGGCATGATCGCGGCGTCCTTCATGCAATTCCCGGAACTGATCGCGCAGCTGCAGCGCTCTCTGGGTGCGACGGAGCGTGTGCGCGAGATCCTGCGGGACGAAACCGAGCCCGAGGACGACAATGTGGCGAAGCTGCACTTCAAGGGCGAGATCGACATGCGCGATGTGAGCTTTGCCTACCCCACGCGGCCTGAGGCGGTGGTGCTGCGGGATTTCAGCCTGCAGGCCAAGGCGGGTCAGCGTATCGCGCTGGTGGGCCCGAGCGGCTCGGGGAAGAGCACCAGTGTTTCGCTGCTGTTCCGCTTTTATGATCCGACGAGCGGGGAGATCCGCATCGACGGGCAGCCGATTCGTGACATGTCTCTGACCACGCTGCGGCGGAATCTCGCGCTGGTGCCGCAGGAGGTGCTGCTTTTTGGCGGCAGCATCCGGGAAAACATCGCCTACGGCAAGCCGGATGCCACCGAGGAGGAGATCATCAGCGCGGCGAAGAAGGCCAACGCGCACGACTTCATCGCGGGCCTGACGGACGGCTACCAGACGCTGGTAGGAGACCGCGGCACGCAGCTCTCCGGCGGCCAGCGCCAGCGCATCGCCATCGCACGCGCCATCCTTGCCGATCCGGCCATCCTGATTCTCGACGAAGCCACCAGCAGCCTCGATGCCGAAAGCGAGCGTCTGGTGCAGGACGCGCTGGACAAGCTGATGGAAAACCGCACCAGCATCATCATCGCGCATCGTCTCAGCACCGTGCGGCGCTGCGATCAGATCCTTGTCATGTCCGGCGGCGCCATCCTGGAGCGCGGCACGCATGACGAGCTGGTGGCCCGCCCCGGCGGCCTGTATGGCTCGCTGGCGAAGCTGCAGCTGGAGTAG
- a CDS encoding ABC transporter permease, with amino-acid sequence MLRLALKMLFGDTAKYLMLVAGLAVATFLMAQQTAVFCGLMNWTKSTLKNVPAPIWVVEDKVEQVNETNPLLDTDVARVRSVKSVAWASPIYSGIQRVRLENGNFKMIQLIGIDSNTLAGAPAKMLAGDLMKLRLPHSVIIDDLGVMRLARKRGEKVKVGDVFELNDQEARVVGIADAVTSFTGGPYVWTTYERALQYVPPQRKMLQAVICAPREGVSLEQAVEDIRRTTGLKAFINREAGFSEFWAQRGGGETNNFNVSTVWWYVKNTGIPISFGTTVIIGLLVGMAVSCQTFYSFVLENMRHLGALKAMGASNGTLCLMLITQAFTVGIIGYGIGLLGTSGFAIGALKNEQPPFYMPEFVPFAVLGVVLSICALAALLGIWRVSKLEPAMVFRS; translated from the coding sequence ATGCTCCGTCTGGCCCTCAAGATGCTCTTTGGCGACACGGCCAAGTACCTCATGCTCGTCGCGGGTCTCGCTGTGGCCACCTTTCTCATGGCGCAGCAGACCGCCGTCTTTTGCGGGCTGATGAACTGGACCAAGTCCACCCTGAAAAACGTGCCCGCGCCCATCTGGGTGGTGGAGGACAAGGTGGAGCAGGTCAATGAAACCAACCCCCTTCTGGACACCGATGTGGCCCGCGTGCGCAGCGTCAAGAGCGTGGCCTGGGCCAGCCCCATCTACTCGGGCATCCAGCGCGTGCGTCTGGAAAACGGCAACTTCAAGATGATCCAGCTCATCGGCATCGACTCCAACACCCTGGCCGGAGCCCCCGCCAAGATGCTCGCGGGCGATCTGATGAAGCTGCGCCTGCCGCATTCGGTGATCATCGATGACCTCGGCGTCATGCGCCTTGCCCGCAAACGCGGCGAGAAAGTGAAGGTGGGCGATGTCTTTGAGCTCAACGACCAGGAGGCCCGCGTGGTGGGCATTGCCGATGCGGTGACCTCCTTCACCGGCGGCCCCTATGTCTGGACCACCTACGAGCGTGCCCTGCAGTATGTGCCTCCTCAACGCAAGATGCTGCAGGCCGTGATCTGCGCCCCACGCGAAGGCGTGAGCCTGGAGCAGGCCGTCGAGGACATCCGCCGCACCACCGGGCTGAAAGCCTTCATCAACCGCGAGGCCGGCTTCAGTGAATTCTGGGCCCAGCGCGGCGGCGGCGAGACCAACAACTTCAATGTCTCCACTGTCTGGTGGTATGTGAAGAATACCGGCATCCCCATCTCCTTTGGCACCACCGTGATCATCGGCCTGCTGGTGGGCATGGCCGTGAGCTGCCAGACCTTCTACTCCTTTGTGCTGGAAAACATGCGCCACCTCGGCGCGCTCAAGGCCATGGGCGCCTCCAATGGCACCCTCTGCCTCATGCTCATCACTCAGGCCTTTACCGTCGGCATCATCGGCTACGGCATCGGCCTGCTGGGCACCTCCGGCTTCGCCATAGGCGCGCTGAAAAACGAGCAGCCCCCCTTCTACATGCCGGAGTTTGTCCCCTTTGCAGTGCTGGGCGTCGTCCTCAGCATCTGCGCCCTGGCCGCCCTCCTCGGCATCTGGCGCGTGAGCAAGCTGGAGCCCGCGATGGTATTCCGGAGCTGA
- a CDS encoding type II toxin-antitoxin system VapC family toxin → MMTLVADANAALGTVLPGHDERISEVFLHHLSSGDAVFVPSLWLLETLNVLLVRERRKKLDASERDQAISCLHGYPVRVDEESSAHMAKIQTLATKHSLSAYDAAYLELTLRLQCPLLSSDGPLCAAAQAEGVPLL, encoded by the coding sequence ATGATGACGCTCGTCGCGGATGCGAATGCTGCCCTCGGCACCGTGCTGCCCGGGCACGATGAACGAATTTCAGAGGTGTTTTTACACCACCTCAGCAGTGGCGATGCGGTCTTTGTGCCATCCCTTTGGCTGCTGGAGACTCTCAATGTTCTGCTCGTCCGCGAACGGCGGAAAAAGCTGGATGCCAGTGAACGCGATCAGGCGATCTCCTGCCTCCACGGCTACCCAGTGCGGGTGGATGAAGAATCCAGCGCCCACATGGCCAAAATCCAGACTCTGGCGACAAAACATTCGCTCAGTGCCTATGATGCGGCGTATCTGGAACTGACCCTGCGTCTCCAATGCCCGCTGCTGTCCTCCGACGGCCCTCTGTGCGCCGCCGCACAGGCCGAGGGAGTGCCGCTGCTCTGA
- a CDS encoding YidB family protein — MENAGQELRGLRTAAVTILLAIPSSPLDFPPPSRTLAASTSMGLFDSLAKNALGGMLGGQDPAAMLSGLLSEAGGLSGMMSKFQSAGFGEAFSSWVGTGANLPITPEQMQQAIGLDSLQALAAKVGMRDSTVLPLLAQFLPQVIDKLTPQGQIHEDHPSGSQIQSVLTSVISSSFGGLFGGGKA, encoded by the coding sequence GTGGAAAACGCGGGTCAAGAGCTGCGCGGCTTAAGAACGGCCGCTGTCACAATCCTCCTCGCCATTCCCTCCAGCCCTCTTGACTTTCCACCGCCCTCCCGCACACTCGCCGCCTCTACTTCTATGGGACTTTTCGATTCTCTCGCCAAAAACGCGCTGGGCGGCATGCTCGGCGGCCAGGACCCCGCCGCCATGCTCTCCGGACTGCTCAGCGAGGCCGGCGGCCTCAGCGGCATGATGTCCAAATTTCAGTCCGCAGGCTTTGGCGAAGCCTTCTCCTCCTGGGTGGGCACCGGGGCCAATCTGCCCATCACCCCCGAGCAGATGCAGCAGGCCATCGGCCTCGACTCCCTCCAGGCCCTCGCCGCCAAGGTGGGCATGCGGGACAGCACCGTCCTCCCCCTCCTGGCGCAGTTCCTCCCCCAGGTCATCGACAAGCTGACCCCCCAAGGCCAGATCCACGAAGACCATCCCAGCGGCAGCCAGATCCAGAGCGTGCTCACCAGCGTGATCAGCAGCAGCTTCGGCGGCCTGTTTGGCGGCGGCAAGGCGTAA
- the htpG gene encoding molecular chaperone HtpG — MSQTHEFQAEVKQVLDIVIHSLYTDREIFIRELVSNASDAMEKMRLTQLTEKEVFDDTAALEISITTDEAARTLTIADHGIGMTRAELVENLGTIAHSGSKAFAAALKNAGKQNDAQLIGQFGVGFYSAFMVADKVEVHTHSWRKEGEHLIWTSDGSTSYTIDDSSDQARGCKIVLHLKEDAAEFAQKHRVKQILEKYSNFVSFPVMLDGERVNTVEALWLKSKDGITDEQYTEFYRFAAHAFDEPSYRLHFQAESPIVINALLFTPTQNMESFGMGQMEPNVGLYCKKVLIDPKPKKLLPEWMRFVRGVIDSEDLPLNISRESMQDSALVKKLGDVVVKRLLKHLDKEAVEDPKKYNEFYSNFSRFFKEGIATDYTNRDAIAKLLRFESSMTEPGETVSLSDYVKRMKEGQKEIYYQVATSRSTIESGPYVAAFKAKGYEVLYMFEHIDEYVISSLNKFEDKDLKSVNAPDIDLGDSSEEGEALAEADATSLCDWIKEHLSTQVETVRTGKRLVGSPALVLTPEGEMSPQMRQMMKAMGKDGSMPGSKVIFEINPRHPLVRNLSGLRAKDPETAGLITEQILDNALLSAGLLDEPQRIIERTQKLMEKLSA, encoded by the coding sequence ATGAGCCAGACACACGAATTCCAGGCCGAAGTCAAACAAGTCCTCGATATCGTCATTCACAGCCTCTACACCGACCGCGAGATCTTCATCCGCGAGCTGGTGTCCAATGCGTCTGATGCGATGGAGAAGATGCGCCTGACGCAGCTGACGGAGAAGGAGGTCTTTGACGACACGGCCGCACTGGAGATCAGCATCACCACGGATGAAGCCGCCCGCACGCTGACCATCGCCGACCACGGCATCGGCATGACACGCGCCGAGCTGGTGGAAAACCTGGGCACCATCGCCCACTCGGGCTCCAAGGCCTTTGCCGCCGCGCTGAAGAATGCGGGCAAGCAAAATGACGCGCAGCTCATCGGCCAGTTTGGCGTGGGCTTCTACTCCGCCTTCATGGTGGCGGACAAGGTGGAGGTGCACACGCACTCCTGGCGCAAGGAAGGCGAGCACCTCATCTGGACCAGCGACGGCAGCACCAGCTACACCATCGACGATTCGTCCGATCAGGCACGCGGCTGCAAGATCGTGCTGCACCTGAAGGAAGATGCGGCGGAGTTTGCCCAGAAGCACCGCGTGAAGCAGATCCTGGAGAAGTATTCCAACTTTGTGAGCTTCCCCGTGATGCTGGACGGCGAGCGCGTGAACACGGTGGAGGCGCTGTGGCTGAAGTCGAAGGACGGCATCACCGATGAGCAGTACACGGAGTTTTACCGCTTTGCGGCGCACGCCTTTGACGAGCCGAGCTACCGCCTGCATTTCCAGGCCGAGTCTCCCATCGTCATCAATGCGCTGCTCTTCACCCCGACGCAGAACATGGAGTCCTTTGGCATGGGCCAGATGGAGCCGAATGTGGGGCTGTACTGCAAGAAGGTGCTGATCGATCCGAAGCCGAAGAAGCTGCTGCCGGAGTGGATGCGCTTTGTGCGTGGGGTGATCGACAGCGAAGACCTGCCGCTGAACATCTCCCGCGAGTCCATGCAGGACAGCGCGCTGGTGAAGAAGCTGGGAGACGTGGTGGTGAAGCGCCTGCTCAAGCATCTGGACAAGGAAGCCGTGGAGGACCCGAAGAAGTACAATGAGTTTTATTCGAACTTCAGCCGCTTCTTCAAAGAGGGCATCGCCACAGACTACACGAACCGCGACGCGATCGCCAAGCTGCTGCGCTTTGAGTCCAGCATGACCGAGCCCGGCGAGACCGTGAGCCTGAGCGACTACGTGAAGCGCATGAAGGAAGGCCAGAAGGAGATCTACTACCAGGTGGCCACCTCCCGCAGCACGATCGAAAGCGGCCCGTATGTGGCCGCCTTCAAGGCGAAGGGCTATGAAGTGCTGTACATGTTTGAGCACATCGACGAGTATGTGATCTCCAGCCTGAACAAGTTTGAAGACAAGGACCTGAAGTCTGTGAACGCCCCGGATATCGACCTCGGCGACAGCAGCGAGGAGGGCGAGGCTCTGGCGGAAGCGGATGCCACCTCTCTTTGCGACTGGATCAAGGAGCACCTCTCCACGCAGGTGGAAACCGTGCGCACCGGCAAGCGTCTGGTGGGCAGCCCGGCGCTGGTGCTCACGCCTGAAGGCGAGATGAGCCCGCAGATGCGCCAGATGATGAAGGCCATGGGCAAGGACGGCAGCATGCCGGGCTCCAAGGTCATCTTTGAGATCAACCCGCGCCACCCGCTGGTGCGCAATCTCTCCGGCCTGCGCGCCAAGGACCCGGAAACCGCCGGGCTCATCACCGAGCAGATTCTGGACAATGCGCTGCTCTCCGCCGGGCTCCTCGACGAGCCGCAGCGGATCATCGAGCGCACGCAGAAGCTGATGGAGAAGCTTTCGGCGTAA